A part of Arachis hypogaea cultivar Tifrunner chromosome 12, arahy.Tifrunner.gnm2.J5K5, whole genome shotgun sequence genomic DNA contains:
- the LOC140177020 gene encoding protein FAR1-RELATED SEQUENCE 6-like — protein sequence MGTAPHGIITDQCRSMFGAIRKVIPNTRHRWCIWHITKKIPYKLGGYDRFNELNAKLKHIIWNSQSVEGFEDGWAEFIEEFDLHHNKWLSDLFDDRRMWMPIFFKGQFWASMRSTQKSESMHSFFGGYLHCKTSLVQFVHEYDNVLENKEQKELENDAADSKGLIPCATSSAIER from the exons GGAACTGCACCACATGGTATCATCACAGACCAGTGCAGGTCCATGTTTGGTGCAATTAGGAAGGTCATACCCAATACACGCCACCGTTGGTGCATATGGCATATAACGAAAAAGATACCGTATAAGCTCGGTGGTTATGATAGGTTCAACGAGTTGAATGCCAAGCTGAAGCACATTATATGGAACTCTCAGTCGGTTGAGGGTTTCGAGGATGGTTGGGCTGAATTCATTGAGGAGTTCGACCTACATCACAATAAATGGCTATCAG ACCTATTTGATGACCGACGCATGTGGATGCCGATCTTTTTCAAGGGTCAATTTTGGGCTTCTATGAGGAGTACGCAAAAGAGTGAGAGTATGCACTCATTCTTTGGTGGATACTTACATTGCAAGACTAGCTTGGTTCAGTTCGTCCATGAGTACGACAATGTGCTTGAAAACAAGGAGCAGAAGGAACTAGAGAACGATGCTGCAGACTCAAAAGGATTAATCCCATGTGCAACTAGCTCAGCCATCGAGCGATAA